Proteins from one Panthera leo isolate Ple1 chromosome D1, P.leo_Ple1_pat1.1, whole genome shotgun sequence genomic window:
- the KCTD21 gene encoding BTB/POZ domain-containing protein KCTD21 — MSDPITLNVGGKLYTTSLATLTSFPDSMLGAMFSGKMPTKRDSQGNCFIDRDGKVFRYILNFLRTSHLDLPEDFQEMGLLRREADFYQVQPLIEALQEKEVELSKAEKNAMLNITLNQRVQTVHFTVREAPQIYSLSSSSMEVFNANIFSTSCLFLKLLGSKLFYCSNGNLSSITSHLQDPNHLTLDWVANVEGLPEEEYTKQNLKRLWVVPANKQINSFQVFVEEVLKIALSDGFCIDSSHPHAVDFMNNKIIRLIRYR, encoded by the coding sequence ATGTCTGACCCCATCACACTGAACGTTGGGGGGAAGCTCTATACGACTTCACTGGCAACCTTGACCAGCTTCCCCGACTCCATGCTGGGTGCCATGTTCAGTGGAAAGATGCCCACCAAGAGGGACAGCCAGGGCAACTGCTTCATTGACCGTGATGGCAAAGTGTTCCGCTACATCCTCAACTTCCTGCGGACCTCCCACTTGGACTTGCCTGAGGACTTCCAGGAGATGGGCCTGCTCCGAAGGGAGGCCGACTTCTACCAGGTGCAGCCCCTGATTGAGGCACTGCAGGAGAAGGAGGTGGAGCTCTCCAAGGCTGAGAAGAATGCCATGCTCAATATCACCCTGAACCAGCGTGTGCAGACAGTCCACTTCACCGTGCGGGAGGCACCTCAGATCTATAGCCTCTCTTCCTCCAGTATGGAGGTCTTCAATGCCAACATCTTCAGTACCTCTTGCCTCTTCCTCAAGCTCCTTGGCTCCAAGCTCTTCTATTGCTCCAACGGTAATCTCTCCTCCATCACGAGCCACTTGCAGGATCCCAACCACCTGACTCTGGACTGGGTGGCCAATGTGGAGGGCCTGCCAGAGGAGGAGTACACCAAGCAGAACCTCAAGAGGCTCTGGGTGGTGCCAGCCAACAAGCAAATCAACAGCTTCCAGGTCTTCGTGGAGGAGGTGCTGAAAATTGCTCTGAGTGATGGCTTCTGCATCGATTCTTCTCACCCACACGCTGTGGATTTTATGAACAATAAGATTATTCGATTAATACGGTACAGGTAA